The sequence GATGATGATCTCCCGAATTGTCCAGCGATCGGGTGTAGGACGATAATTCCAGGCTTCTTTGGGAATACGCGCCAATACAGCTTTGAGCGTATTATAGGCCTGACCGTAAGATGCGATCTTTTGCTGGCGAATATTATTTGTCATGGACTGGCTCCTTTAGTAGCGTGACCTTATCACCGACTTGGATTTCTCCGGATTGCAAAACGCGTGCATAGACTCGCGACCATCCGGGATGTGTTTTCTGATGAATGCGGTTGGAGTTATGATCATGGAAAAAAGGCCGGATGTGTGTACAAGGTGTGGTGTACGAGACAACCTCCAGGTGGGTAGCCTCCCCCAGGTGCAGCACCACCCCTGGGATGATCGCCGGCCAACTCAGCCCGGCGAGAGTCAGATTCTCTCCCAAAGCACCGGGAAACACCGGGTGTCCCTCTGCCTGCAATGCCAGGATCAATTCCAGCGAATACAAGCACACCGCTCGATCAGGGCCGCCATGATGTACCCGGTCATTTTGCCAGTCGCCACTTACCCCCTCTGTCAGTATTTTAGTTTTTGATACCCCCAGCTTTGGGACGCCTCCGCTGGAACGGTTGATCTGAAAAATGTGCGCCATCGCTTATCTGTCCTTGGATTAAATAAAAATGACACGCCTGGGCGTGCCACTATTTTAGATCATCTGGTTGTGGGCAGCCCTTCCATACAAAAACAGGCCAATA comes from Chloroflexota bacterium and encodes:
- a CDS encoding MOSC domain-containing protein, which gives rise to MAHIFQINRSSGGVPKLGVSKTKILTEGVSGDWQNDRVHHGGPDRAVCLYSLELILALQAEGHPVFPGALGENLTLAGLSWPAIIPGVVLHLGEATHLEVVSYTTPCTHIRPFFHDHNSNRIHQKTHPGWSRVYARVLQSGEIQVGDKVTLLKEPVHDK